The Methanofastidiosum sp. genome contains the following window.
ACATCGTTAAAAGAACCTTTATAATTAGCATTGATTAATGAATAGTAACGTGTCTTTTCAATATACTCATTCGCACTACTTGTTGGATCAAAAACAACCCAATTTCCTTCATAAAAAAGTTCTACCCAGGCATGGCCAGTATTTTCAGATGTTAGTCCAAATACGACTTTTACATCATCTGGGCCATATCCTTTAGCCCTAAATAAAGTGCATAATAAGATAGCCTGATCCTCGCAGTCTCCTGTCCTTATCCTAAGAGTTTCTTCTGGTAATTGCCAATATTCAAATCTATAATCGTAAGTCAAATAATCTTCGACATATTTAATTTCATCACGCACAAACTTGTATATTTGGACAGGATCATTTGTGTTAATGTCATTTGCGAAAGATTTAATATTATCCGAATCAGGTGTTATGAAGACTGTCATGTCATATTTAATTAATTTTTCATAAGTATTGATCTGTTCTTTAAGACCACTCACACTTTGCTCTCTTTCTGATATTTTTGTTTGGAGGTCAGTTATATCCTCTTTTTCAGCTTCAATTCTAGCTTCCATAATCTTTATTTTATCTTGGATATTTGATTTTTCTTGAGTATTATAAAAAAGGGTATTTTCCAAACTTTTTTCTTGATTTAGACTATTGGCAAATTGGTAATATCTAATTAAATAGCCTGCAAAAAATAGCGAAGCAATTACCATTAATAGAATAATTAATATCTTAAACTGTTTGCTGTTCAATTTATGACCTCATTAAAGTTTTATCATTAAATCTGTATAATTCTTGGACACTATACATTTTATAGATGGTATCTTTGGTAAATGAGTCAAAATTATTATTCTCCCTAGGCAAAAGCAAATAGGTATTTCCATTCAATTTGAGTTCTACCCATATATCTGAAGAAGTTGAATCAAGTAGACTAATCTTTGCCCCAACTACTTCAGCTTCATTTTCTTTAAATCCGGCAGACCTAAGCATAGATATGAGTAAAATTATTTTATCTTCATATTGGCCTTTTTTACTATTAATAATATTTTTGGGATAGTTCCAGTAATCAATCCTTCCATTTCGTATAAGTTTTTCATCCTTTGAGATCTCATCTCTCGTGTAATTGA
Protein-coding sequences here:
- a CDS encoding transglutaminase domain-containing protein produces the protein MNSKQFKILIILLMVIASLFFAGYLIRYYQFANSLNQEKSLENTLFYNTQEKSNIQDKIKIMEARIEAEKEDITDLQTKISEREQSVSGLKEQINTYEKLIKYDMTVFITPDSDNIKSFANDINTNDPVQIYKFVRDEIKYVEDYLTYDYRFEYWQLPEETLRIRTGDCEDQAILLCTLFRAKGYGPDDVKVVFGLTSENTGHAWVELFYEGNWVVFDPTSSANEYIEKTRYYSLINANYKGSFNDVFYEVME
- a CDS encoding transglutaminase-like domain-containing protein, encoding NNLSEEEKSLLEIQNKLNQEVFSYNVYESKDPRDFVDINDSLVLETLNQIITPNMGNAEKARAIFNYTRDEISKDEKLIRNGRIDYWNYPKNIINSKKGQYEDKIILLISMLRSAGFKENEAEVVGAKISLLDSTSSDIWVELKLNGNTYLLLPRENNNFDSFTKDTIYKMYSVQELYRFNDKTLMRS